A part of Candidatus Methylomirabilis tolerans genomic DNA contains:
- a CDS encoding LuxR C-terminal-related transcriptional regulator → MECAPGGAQPAEPLKAAFQLFAETADGVFISAPSGEILFCNKAAETILEAPAEQVVGQECREFFNGRDSNGNQLCQWPCPLKMSLSRGDLIQHFEMATRTRTGKPLWIDVSCVALPCESNQPPTVVHLFRDVTAAHQLEVLVRQQLTQTQLAVNEEAVPPIGDLTRRELQIVTLMRTGATTAAIAEQLFISKTTVRNHIQNIFSKLKVHSRLEAVAYVNQITRREPTTRTEAGPASAVTKQPTKAA, encoded by the coding sequence GTGGAGTGTGCGCCGGGAGGCGCACAGCCTGCAGAACCATTGAAGGCCGCCTTCCAACTTTTTGCGGAGACGGCCGACGGTGTATTTATCAGTGCGCCATCGGGGGAGATATTGTTCTGCAATAAGGCCGCTGAAACTATCCTGGAAGCCCCTGCGGAACAAGTCGTCGGGCAGGAGTGTCGTGAGTTCTTCAATGGCCGTGACAGCAATGGCAATCAGCTTTGTCAGTGGCCTTGCCCACTCAAGATGTCGTTGAGCCGCGGAGACCTGATCCAGCATTTTGAGATGGCTACTCGGACGAGAACGGGCAAACCACTGTGGATAGACGTGAGTTGCGTTGCCCTCCCCTGTGAGAGCAACCAGCCCCCGACGGTCGTCCACCTTTTTCGTGATGTCACTGCGGCACATCAGCTTGAGGTGCTTGTTCGTCAACAATTGACTCAGACTCAACTCGCGGTGAACGAGGAGGCTGTGCCACCCATCGGGGATCTCACCCGGCGGGAACTGCAGATCGTTACTCTGATGCGGACCGGCGCAACCACGGCGGCCATCGCGGAACAGCTTTTTATCAGTAAGACGACGGTGCGAAATCACATCCAGAATATCTTTAGTAAACTCAAGGTCCATTCGCGGCTGGAGGCTGTGGCCTATGTGAACCAGATCACGCGGCGAGAGCCCACAACCCGCACGGAGGCTGGACCGGCGTCAGCAGTCACGAAACAACCGACCAAGGCAGCATGA